The following proteins are encoded in a genomic region of Glycine max cultivar Williams 82 chromosome 18, Glycine_max_v4.0, whole genome shotgun sequence:
- the LOC100811949 gene encoding ATP-dependent DNA helicase pif1 produces MDRPEYVWKQTWQWMVDDIVFNHRRQGIQLTDKEKMHLCLTEIENLLQANRKSLRDFPSMPYPLGYAAKMHQNNLIYNELAYNREILAAKFDKCYQSLTDEHASIFNKIMHVVATQSGGVYFLYGYGGTGKTFVWKTLSSAIRSTGGIVLTIASSGIASILLPGGRTTHSKFAILVPATKNSTCNIHQGSDLAELLHITKLIIWDEAPMCHRYSIEALDKSLQDIMHNNNPFGGKVIVFCGDFRQILPVVPRGNRSDIVYATLNSSYIWNHCQILKLTKNMRLQSNPTDHSNLDELKQFSEWLLDIGDGKLAEPNDGYGEITIPYEFLIKDFQDPIQTIVEATYPNLLHNYSNGDFLQKRVVLASTKDVVDKINDYVLSLIPGEEKEYCSAGSVDKSDELLSPSFGVLTAEFLNSLKTSGIPNHKLIIKVDTPIILLRNLDQADGLCNRTRLIVTRLGSSVVEAEIITGLT; encoded by the exons ATGGATAGGCCTGAATATGTGTGGAAACAAACTTGGCAATGGATGGTAGATGATATTGTATTTAATCATAGAAGACAAG GCATCCAACTAACAGACAAAGAAAAAATGCATCTTTGTTTGACGGAAATTGAAAACCTCTTGCAAGCCAACAGGAAAAGCTTACGAGATTTTCCTTCGATGCCATATCCACTAGGATATGCCGCCAAGATGCACCAAAATAATCTTATCTACAATGAATTGGCTTACAACAGGGAGATATTGGCTGCCAAATTTGACAAATGCTACCAGTCGCTAACag ATGAGCAtgcttctatttttaataagattatGCATGTGGTTGCAACTCAATCAGGTGGAGTTTATTTTCTATATGGATATGGTGGCACAGGCAAGACATTTGTGTGGAAAACTTTATCATCTGCTATACGCTCTACTGGCGGAATTGTTTTAACAATAGCTTCAAGTGGGATTGCCTCAATACTATTGCCTGGTGGTAGAACAACACATTCTAAGTTTGCTATTCTTGTCCCTGCAACAAAAAATTCGACATGCAATATCCATCAAGGGAGTGATTTGGCTGAATTGTTGCATATCACAAAACTCATCATATGGGATGAAGCTCCAATGTGTCATAGATACAGTATTGAGGCCCTTGACAAAAGTTTACAGGACATCATGCACAACAACAATCCTTTTGGAGGAAAGGTCATTGTTTTTTGTGGTGATTTCCGTCAAATTCTACCTGTTGTGCCAAGAGGTAATCGTTCTGACATTGTCTATGCAACTTTAAATTCATCTTACATTTGGAACCATTGTCAAATTCTAAAGCTGACTAAAAATATGCGGTTGCAATCAAATCCTACTGATCATTCCAACTTGGATGAACTAAAACAATTTTCTGAGTGGTTGCTAGACATAGGTGATGGTAAACTTGCAGAACCTAATGATGGTTATGGTGAAATCACCATCCCATATGAGTTTCTTATCAAGGACTTTCAAGATCCTATCCAGACAATTGTTGAAGCAACATATCCAAACTTATTACACAACTACAGCAATGGCGATTTCTTGCAAAAAAGAGTTGTCCTTGCCTCTACAAAAGATGttgttgataaaataaatgactATGTCCTGTCTTTGATTCCTGGTGAGGAGAAAGAGTATTGTAGTGCTGGTTCTGTTGACAAATCAGATGAACTACTCAGTCCTTCATTTGGAGTACTAACAGCTGAATTTCTAAACTCATTGAAGACATCAGGCATACCAAATCACAAGCTCATAATCAAGGTTGATACGCCTATCATCCTACTACGAAATCTGGACCAAGCTGATGGGTTATGCAACAGAACTAGGCTTATTGTTACAAGACTTGGTTCAAGTGTTGTTGAAGCGGAGATTATTACTGGCCTAACATAG